A single window of Phyllostomus discolor isolate MPI-MPIP mPhyDis1 chromosome 13, mPhyDis1.pri.v3, whole genome shotgun sequence DNA harbors:
- the LOC114510303 gene encoding double-headed protease inhibitor, submandibular gland-like: MMKTITAFAVLALAATTWAVSPPARGTQVDCSQYSGAKGAKVACSRIYKPMCGSDNEIYSNECMFCMKQQERGLQLRKLHDGECIQCTGHSSFCTMEYKPHCGSDGAVYGNRCLFCNAVAKSRGALYLANYGSC, translated from the exons ATGATGAAGACCATCACTGCTTTTGCTGTTCTTGCTCTAGCAGCCACCACATGGGCTGTCTCTCCACCTG CCAGAGGAACACAg GTGGACTGCTCCCAATACTCAGGGGCAAAAGGCGCCAAGGTTGCGTGCTCAAGGATATATAAACCAATGTGTGGCTCAGATAATGAAATTTACAGTAATGAATGCATGTTTTGTATGAAGCAACA AGAAAGAGGACTTCAACTCAGAAAACTTCATGATGGGGAATGT ATTCAGTGCACCGGGCATTCTTCTTTCTGCACCATGGAGTACAAACCTCACTGTGGATCTGATGGAGCAGTGTATGGCAACAGATGTCTGTTTTGCAATGCTGTTGC GAAGAGCCGTGGTGCACTCTATTTGGCAAATTACGGATCGTGCTGA